The following nucleotide sequence is from Aedes aegypti strain LVP_AGWG chromosome 3, AaegL5.0 Primary Assembly, whole genome shotgun sequence.
GCCATTGGAGCATCCGACGTCGAACAGATCCTGGTCAAATATTCCAAGGATCCCGTCGTCGAAGTGGCAGAAACCTGTGAAATCGCACTTGGTCGGGTACGCTGGCTGCAGAACAAGGAGACCAATCTAGTGGATAACAATCCATACGCATCCGTTGATCCGACACCTCCAGCAGAGACATCGAACGTGGCCGAACTGCAGAAAATTCTGATGGACGATAATGAGTCGCTGTTCAACCGATACCGTGCCATGTTCAGTTTGCGAAACCTGCGCACCGAAGAGTCTGTTCTGGCGCTGGCCACCGGATTGAAGGGTAAAAGTGCCCTCTTCAGGCACGAGGTCGCTTTCGTGCTAGGACAATTGCAGGAACCATGCAGTATTCCCTTCCTGGCCGATAGCCTGAAAGATGGTGCCGAGAACGAGATGGTACGACACGAATGTGCCGAAGCGTTGGGAGCGATAGCCACCGACGAGTGTACCAAAATTCTGAACGAATACCTGAGGGATGAGAAACGTGTCGTCAAGGAAAGCTGCGAGGTTGCGCTGGATATGTGTGAGTATGAAAACAGTCCAGAATTTCAGTATGCAGACACGTTGGGTAAGGTGACGCATTAGGACCTTTGTGATAAAACATGATGATTGTAAATTCAAGcagaaagttttatttttgtatgtCGATAGGTAATATCACATTCACAACTTGCAAAAAAGTTATCAGCATTCCAGAATCACATGACCTAAGAGTTGCCTATCAGCTTCCAAAGCGTCTTCGGTTCGAGTCCTAAGCATAATCTTGAAACGTTTACTAACACTCAGATAAATTATTATATTCTACAGAGTAACTTCATTTCTCAGAAATGTGATTATTTCTTTTTGGTGCGTCGTTTTCCAGCTTTAGGGATTTCAACTGATGCGCCCGCCATTTCGTCCTTTAGCTCTGAATTGGCAATTTTGTTCTGAGCCTCCAGGTAGAACATCAGATCGCGAACCTGTTCCTTCAGTTCGGACACCTCCTGCTCCTTTTCGGTGCATTTCTTCTCCAgggttgaaaatttgatctGCCACGAGGACTGGTTCGATTGGAGCGTCTTGCCGAATTGTTTCTCCTCCGAGAGCTCCTTGAGCACCGTTGTCATTCTGAAAGGATGTGCGAGTTACAGTTGTTTTGATTCagtgtcttgaaaataggaaattTAAAGACCTCTTGcttaataaaaaaatggaacaaCAATTTTTATACGGACTATAAAATTCCTccagcatcctttgaaaaatcgctggaataTTTTCTGGGAGAACTGGTGGAGCAATCTATAGaaaaatttctacagggatCCCTTTAGAagttcttgaaagaattttagaagaaatctttgaagaaaccattaggaaaaaaatcctgatttttttttcaaggagtgtgagaagaaattcttgaagaatctgtgAGAAAAGTCGTGTTATGGACTCTGAAAATTTCTCTGGAGCCTCTTGAATTGACTCCAGAATTTACTGCACAATTGGAAAAAAGTGACATTGGAAAACTATTTTGGCTTTGCCTACCATCACTAGAGTTATACCTGTTGCCTTCATTTAGAGTGCTTAGTTTTACTTACTTAGCTGAAAGTTGATTGATCTTCTTCTCCAGGTTGGTTTTTTCCTTGCTCAGCGCCTGAATTTTGCCCTCCAACGAAACATTCTTCTTTTTGATCTCCTCTGCTTCCTGTACCAGTTTCTGTTTTTCACCCACGATGCTCCCTTCCACTCGCATCAGTTTCTCCTCGTAATACTCCCGCTGGGCATCCAGCTGTGACGTCAAGAGATATGTGAATTCCAACTGCATCGAGTCAATCTTCTCATCGCCATCATTGCCCGGTGACTGAGTGGCAACCAGTTTCCCGTCGGATTTACTCTGCAGCAGCCGATGTACAAAGTTGTCCCCAGCATAGTCCCAAACACGGTTTGTTCCCAGCTGCAGGGCGTACGTGTGATTGGTGGCTCGATAATGGGAAGCGGCGTGTCCACCCTGATACCGACCACACCCAATGTGTCCGCAGATCAAGCAAATCCAAAGAGCTTCCGTTCCTTCACATTCCATGCAGACGGAAGTCTCCGACAGCTCTGGAGTTTGGATGCACCTACACACGGGACAAGTCGAGTCGCCCCACTTGATTAGACATCCCGCGTGGAAAGCGTGATTGCACAGAATCGTCAACACTCCGTCCACACTTTCGTCCATCCGTTCCAGACAGACGGGACACATGGGCAGTTCGGTGTGACCTTGCGGGGCGATCCCATCATCGCCCCACTCGACCGCAGAAACCCAAACCGCATGACACAGCGAATCCGGTTCCAAACTATTGTACGGTGCTCCGTTGAAAGTTTGGTAGAACTCGACGGCCGCTTCAACGCTGCGAAACTCGAGTAATACCATAAACTGGTTGGGCGAACCGTCCCGCAGAATTCGCACATGCTGGATCACCGAATGGCACGGGGCAATGAAGTTCAGAATGTCGTGGCAATTGAGCGACGATGGAACCGCAATCAAACAGAGCGTTTTCGATGGCCCATCGGTTATGTCGGCGCGTTCACTGAAAAGGCAAAACGTGTTTTGTGTTTTACTAATTCGTTTATGTGGTAGGCTCAAGCGCCGATACATGTGGGAAAACAGAATGTGTCTAATCTACCCGGATCCCCTTCattccattttgttgccaaccGATCGTGACTTGCTGGCGAGCACTGTTCGTAAATATTACCTTCCATAGCGACGACCTCGGCGAGtaagtccgccttctcattgcccggaatcgagCAATGAGAAGAGACCCAAATCAAGGTACGATTCAACAGATGGTGTGTTTTGAAAATGAAGCAGAACACCGTTCTTTCAGCAGGGTAAAGGAAACGCTCAGTTAATCTTTACCACATGCTACAAAGTAAAAACTTTATTagactttattaaaacatacacacttaaacagactCTATGAGTTCGGTAATTGAAATCACCGAAACAGATCGGTGATCCAAAAAATTACAGACGTTTCGGTATACTTCGGCTTGATTACTgaaatcttcgaaaaaaattACTGAATTTCGGTGAATTGTTAAAAGATTAACGATATCGgtgacagggtgtctactcgtttagcaaaatgaaattccctgatatttccaggttttttccaggttttataaAACTAATTCCAAGTTCAAGAAATACAGTAATTTTATATGTTTAAAACAAATTAATGAACGGAACTTTCAAGTGCATCAGTATGTGTctttttgaaagtattttttgtaCAGATTATGTACCATTCATTTCCATCGATCGTTTGGATAACTTAGACAGCTTCATGGGCGctaaattaaactttatttggatATGTGGCAATATATCTACAATCTAAATTAACACaaataattcgtaaaacttttggatcccggatccatttttttatgatagaaACACGGATTATCAAGCCCCTGGGTAATCGCGTTCGACCGTATAACATTTGAGTGTGGTAATATGATTAAATTATAAATGGttgcatttcattcgaaaaagtTCTAAATTAGTCATGATTGTTACGAAATTTCGAATTGATTGTTGTTCAAGTTCCAGTTtacttttcgaaattttttttctgatgttaaatattttccaataatttaaaaaatgaatgagttttttgaaaatatgatatttagaaacctctttccagtacaaaaaaaattaaaagtaattaaaaagagaccgaaaagaGACAAAACAGTTATCAAAAACcgaaacctaacaggaaccaggacaaaatagtttaatcagaccagatatttctctgaaaatttgtttaaaactttttttttcaaatatttttttcttgcgacATTACGACGACATACCAGCAcatctggtatatgccagtaaaggacATGCATTCATTGTTGTATTACGACGACATTACGAAAGGGAtggatttcctaaggaattcctccaaaaattttgttttttatatctcaaaataaaaccaagatttttccaaacattatcacaaaaaatatcacaagGCTTTcatcaaagattccttcagacattttttgtgaaaaaacccTTAGTCCTCGaggattttatccggtgattctccaattagttttttctagaacatcctccaagactcccgtttaaaacatgttgtaatattcaactagaaacttctccagatgcctccaaggatttctcaggattttctacaaaattgttctttagaatttttataagattttgactacaaatttctctgaggatacCTTCAGGATTGCGCCTAGGATTTTTTCTCGGAAGTTCTTCTATTAATTCTAagatatttctcaaggaagttttcaaaacctttttctcaagcattcttccaggagttttcacCAAGGAAATTTTAATGTAATTTCCCAGAAAGctgagaattaaaaaaaaaatccttgacatATATTTATGGGTATCTTCTGTTACAGTTACTTATGTAATTTCTTAGGCCACCCTTGATTAAAGAGGATTTTCAGGAAGACTTACTCTtgaagaacttttagaagatttccaagaTTATTGCTACGATAATAATGAAAAAGAAATATCATAATATCTCGCAGGATATTGCGCAGGATCTCCTGGAACACTGGACgaaattactagaaaattgTGTAGGAATAATCATTCCTACAGTCGAAGCATTTCATAGAAAAAACTGCTGTGGTGTTAAATTGTGTGGAACCTTAAAagaacttttcaatattccatggggattttttgagaaatttattgaaaaatgtttggataaaCTCCAGTgatccttggatgaaatgctggagaaattcctagaaaaaaaaactctaaagaaacttaataatgaaacacaggtcgaattgaggaaattatttgaaatgttctcaATATATTAACTCGAATAATCCCTCGAGGAGCTTTTGGATctattctttggaataaccgtagaCGAAATGGCGTTGAAATTCTAGTCAagttttcttgggagaaattctgtGGGATACTTTGGATATCTCCTTGATTAACGACTGTAGAATTCGGTTGGAtagttagtgaaaaaatatctggaggaagtcctaagaTAGACTTTGTTCAAAGTACTGCctgagaaaaatttctagaggtattaacgttgaaatgttcaaggatttcctgaagcaaattatggaggaactcctgtaagcatcctatgaaaaaaatgctgaagcaatttcttgaagaattcataataaaatctttggagaaaccaCAAGGATATTTCCTGAGGCTGTTCTCGAGAAATacgagaagaaattttgcatctcagttatctgcaagcaagataaggaaagaaaagagactttagataccattttggttaaaatagagacttcagacaccttttatcaaaaatagagactttttagagacttgcaaaaaaattgtatttaaaaagaaacctgctaccagccctagatATGTTAATGCTTTACCGAATAAATTTAGATACATCaaaaacatcaatcatgttttgataagctgatgaaatttcatactcgaaagaattctcactgaacagctcatatcaaatataaatatatattcggcgcagccgaatttttttcgaatgaagaTAGTTTTCTGGCAATTAATGATAGCTCTGGGTTATaacgcaaaaatcctttgtcgtggacatattctatcatgaattactgcttcaaaataatttccctgattgtgatcgaaattccctgagaattccaggttttttccaggttgaataaaattccctgataattccaggttttccaggtttttccaggtagtagacaccctgggtGAAGATATTTACCGATAAATCGGTAAACGTCAGCTCTGACTTCGGTGATATATTCAGCTGAACTGTCGGTAATGATTACCGTATTCAGTAGCTTGGAAcaagaaacgtcaaattcgacataatgatgttttcaatcGGCTCTTATAAATAAACCGCGAACAAACAGACCCGTttgttttttttgcaaaaagtgctCTAATCTTTGCTTGAAAGAAGTGATTGGGAGATAACGTTACAGGTTAGTAATTACTTTTTTGGCTAACATCTGACCAAGACCTGTAGTagatatatttatattttactATAGGATGTGAAGGAGCAAATATCGACGAAACAGGACCCTCCAATCATGCGCCTAGATTCAGCAGCATTCTGTAATGGTATAGCACATGTTTGGAGTAATGCTGACATCTGCGattatggaacaacgattaggcAAAATTGCAACGGGTTGTTAGAATTTTAAGTCGAATAATAAACGAAATAAACACCCGGCAGGTTAGGTTCCTCAATCCGAGGTGATTATTCATGccattgaaataaatgattttatcaataataagagcatgatttgattttttactTCGCACAAACATGCAATTTCGATTCCCCCTTCCAAAATAACCGATGGTTCGGTAAATACCATTACAGAATAGTAATCGGTAATCACTACCGATTTACCGGTAGTTTTGACAGCTCACCCGTTGGGCTCAAATTACAGTCCTGTCGGTAAACTTTTCGTTCACCGAACGGATTaccgaccgttcagctgttgagatttcggtaaacaaACTACCGACGTCGGTGATTTTTTTCTAacagggtcctaaagccctgttccgattttagtgccaaacgcttaagtttaggccaaaaacacatgtttactcaattttctaatgttttccgttggtttaagcccaaaaaacatttttttagattttgtcacatcctttggcttaaactcaaattttgagtgtattttgttttccgtgtcccttacgaaatgtcagataggaacaaccccagtggtcgaactaaaacccctgtggtgtttttgtcgactaagcgaacgtcaaacatgatcaaaagtgtcaaggttcatttatggaccaaatttttaaattaaagtttaaacatgatatagccattatttgagcgggaaaaattgctaaagtagttacagtaacatgctttttcgtgttattaaataaaaacaagatttcattaaaaattttaggacccaactGTGCTGACATTTAGTAtgaaggctggtttgctactgacaagaaaaggaatcgcctatctcaatgcgtggaaaatttcttctcagaaatggtccagaaaatcacatttttctgatcgcagtacgcagttgagaagaaatgtcatttcaaatggggctctctgtaggaaatttcttgacccgtacaatcaaggaatttctttactttttttgaacaaaacagcatacttagcttgaacaaaaaaaataacttttagtTACTAATTTCTGTTACTGATGATGAAAGtactgcagaaatttctgatgatcTCCTACTTATATCTCTGAATGGATCTCTGGACTGTTGAGGGAATCTTGAAGGGTTTTCTACATTGCtaagataattattgaaaaaaaaaaatgattcaaatccTTGGTGGactttctgaaagaactccttgcAAAACATAAGACGGaattccatggagaaatttctgaaggaatgaTTGCACGAATagctaacagaattgatttattggTTGATTTTATTGAGAATTCTTGGGAGAGTTCGTAATGGATGCCGTGTAAAattatctggaggaattttcgaaGCAATTCCTAGGAGACCAGGGTGTCGacccaattttgaaaataaaattccctgaccttccagtagTTTTCCAGAAACATTCCAGACCatgttgttttgtttgtttggtaGAGTTTATGTgttaggtcgtatgaataaactgagcaaTAGTTTTTACgataattttcttcaagttGATATGATAAAACCGAGCACTTGGGCatttacttttcaaacttgaTAATTCGTATTAATAAAGCAGTAAAAGCTGAGTAGAAGCTAAGTAAATTCTGAGTCATCTACTGATCATATTGAAATCTCCAAGCGcaaaaattacttttaaaaTTGTAGAAAACGATGTACTCGGATATTTACTATACTTTTTAATTGGAAGGACTTTCTTAGGCTACTTCTTTTTCAGGTAAAATTACAGCCATTGTCAAAgaactttctttgaaaaatgcatCAAGGAGTTCAACAAAAACATCTCAGAAAatccaatttgaattttgaaatgtatttttccaaGTATTTCCCCAATACTTctttctccaggaactcctctaaTATTTCTCCCAGAACCTCCTCAAATGTTTTATCTAAATATATAACTTTAATATCACAAAGAATTATGCTTTAAGAACTCTTACGTTGTTTCTCCATAAACTAGTCCAAAGATTTTTAACTAGGTTAAACCTCCAGTTGGCGAACTCCTGTGCGTATTTcctttgaagaaaataaaattttcttacCGGTgaataatggaagaaaatttcttctctttgaAACAATTGTTCACCGTAATTCACCTACAGGAATCtctagaaatattaaaaaaattctttcagtCATGATTTTTTCCTAGAAATGAATTTAGAATTCATAGGAATATTACAGAAAcacttcaaaaaaatgtttagggaACACATAGACACTTTTTCCAAAATGtgttcattttttcttaaagttCTTCACCAAGATTCTTTACTGGTAATGTTGGGAATTTGCCCAACGTATAAATGCACAGGGTTGGTTTCCGAATTTATAATACCACAAAACGACCGGAGACGTAGGATTTACGTTTGCAAATGGATATTATTATATTCCTGTAATGGATTTTATACATGTTTGTGTTAGTTTACATGTTGCAATTCTAATTATTTAATGTTCATTTAGTGCTTTGAGAAATATATGTTTGTCCGTTTTGACTTACGTTTAGTCCCGTTGTGCGATACCTGCCGGCGATCAATGTTCCTGATTATGCGAGTTCTTATTTTTCGATCAGCCTATCAATCAAAGATTATTCGTATTGAATTCTCACAGCCGTACTAAACAACCTAGTTTTAAGTGTTTCAATAGTATTTTAAGTAGTAACATTTACCTTTGCATGTAGGCTTTTAATCCGAATAGATGTAGGGTTATGGTAATGCACTATGTAGGTTTAAGGCGACACTGTATATAGCATTTCAATAATTTAGTATAACTTCACATTAATTCATATATAAGAACTATTACCTTAAGCGAATTTAGATAAGTAGCAAAATTTCATAGTAGTTTAGGTTTAAATACTTGCAAATAGAGTAGTAAATTAGGAATTGTAATTCAGCACGTGATTTCAACACTTTCTATTGCACAATACTGTCCATTCGTCACCTTCTATAAACGCCTTCATGGAAGAAGGTATCATACGCTACCAGCGTACAATGGTGTATGTACGACCTAAAGATACCGGATTGGATAGAGAGGCGCGCATGTACATTAGGGTGTACTCAACACTCCCCCCAGGTACGGCGATCCTGTGTCGGCTTACAATTCGTCGCGCCGTACATCCAGCACGGCCAGCTTGGCTACCGGACGTTCGAATACTCCGGTGGCGGTTTGCACGGTGGCCGCCCTGATCTTGTTGTCCTTCTGGCTGATGCTAGTACCAATGACCTTACCTTTGGGCCAGCAGTTCCTGGGGAGCTTTGGATCGACGATGACCACTATGTCGCCGATAGCAATAGGCTTCGTATCGGCGTACCACTTCGTTCGGCGAGTGATCTCCGGCAAATAGTCACTCAGCCAACGTTTCCAGAACTGGTTCGCTAGCTGTTGAGACATTCGCCAGGTCCTTCGTAGGGTTGCTCCGCTGTCGTCAAATGTGCATAATGGCTTAGTACCATCCGATGACCCCAAGAGGAAGTGATTAGGGGTAAGCGCGGATGCGGACTCGTCGTCTACTGGGACGTGCGTTAGTGGCCGAGAGTTTATGGTGTTCTCGATCTCGGCAAGAAGGTTCCGTAGCACTTCATCGTTAGGCTTGTGAGACGGCCGAATCGCCATCAGGTTTCGCTTCACGATGCCTATTAGGCGTTCCCAGCTGCCGCCCATGTGCGGTGAGGCTGGGGGGTTGAATTTCCAGGTTGTTTCGGTCCCACCAAACTCCTTCATCAAATCGTCCTGGTTGAACCCAGCTGCAATGTTCATTAACTCACGGCTCGCGCCGATGAAGCAAGTGCCGCGATCACTGTAGATCGTTTTAGGTGTGCCTCGACGTGCTGCAAAGTTGCGAAGACCCATGATGCACGAGTCGGTACTTAAAGTATGCACCACTTCGATATGGATTGCACGCGTAGTCAGGCATGTAACCAGCATGCCCCATCGTTTCTCCACGCGGCGTCCTACAACGACTTCGAGGGGGCCGAAATAGTCGACGCCAATATGGGTAAAGGGACGGGCGAATGCGTCGAGTCGCTCTGAAGGAAGATCGGCCATTATAGGTGGATGCGGTGCGGCGCGGTGGTTTTTGCAGTGTTGGCAATTGTACCGTACCTTGGCGTAGGCCACTCGTAGTCGCGGTATGCAGTATCTTTGTCGGAGCTCATTTATAGCGGTTTGGTGGTTAAGGTGGTTATACTTATAGTGATAGTGTGCGATAATAAGTTTGGTGGTATGGTGGTCTCGTGGAAGGATAATTGGGTTCTTAGCGTCTTCGGTGGCTTGACAACAGGCGTCGATTCTTCCTCGCATCCGCATCAATCCGTTGTTATCCATCCAAGGAGATAGTTTAAACAAGGAACTGGTTTTGGGAATGGGTTTCGACGGCTTCTGCAGAATTGCTATTTCGTCTGGGTAGGCCTCGCGTTGAGCTTGACGAATCACGTAGCGTTCGGCGATTTGCTTTTCCTCCGTGGAAGTAGGCCCATGAATGGTGGACTTCTTCTGGACCTTCAGACGACAGTTCGTAACGAAACGGTGTACGAGTGCGGCTACTTTGATCATCCGCTTCCAGCTGGAGACGTTGATTGGTGGATCTGGTGCGGAGAAGTGAGTTAGCAGTGAAGGACGGAGTTCTGTTGATGTCTTGCTACCTTTCGTTGATTGGCACGGCCATAATTCTTCCGAATTCTGTAAAAACTCTGGCCCGATGAACCACCTGGACTCTGGTGTCATGTCCGGAAATTTCTCCCACTTCGTGCCTTCGTCAGCTACGTTAAGCTTTGTCGGGACCCACCGCCATTGTTTCTGGTCCGTAGCTTCCAGAATCTCGCCAACACGGCTGGCAACGAAGGGCGTGTAACGACGATGGTCCGAGTTTATCCAGCAGATCACATCCCTGGAGTCCGAGTGGAAGAACTGCTTACTTGGAGTGATTGACAGAGACTCGGTGACCGTTTGGGAAAGTCGTGTACCGATAACAGCTGCCATTAGCTCAAGTCGCGGGATAGAGTGGTATCTCAAAGGTGCTACTCTTGTTTTGGCGGCAACTAAACGGCACCAAACGAAGCTATTCCGCTCAAATCGTAGGTAGCATGCGGCAGCCATAGCGTTCTCGCTCGCGTCTACGAATGTGTGCAGCTGAACGTCTTCGTACTCCGAAGAGGTTTGGAAGCAGAAGCATCGAGGTATCTGAACCTGTTCGACTTGAGGCAGCACTCGCAGCCAGCTGCACCATTTGGCAAAGGCATTGTCATCGATCTTGTCGTCCCATTGAATTCCACTGCGCCAGATTTCTTGAAGTAAGATCTTGAGGAACATGAGGAATGGCGCGATGAGTCCAAGGGGGTCGAAGATCGTCATCAGAACCCGTAGAACTTCTCTTTTCGTGGGCTGGCGGCGACCTTTCCACAGATCACTATCATAACGGTTCCAGCCGACTTTGTAGGTGAACACGTCTGAAGCTGTGCACCACCACATCCCGAGTACCTTTTCCGTTCCCAATTCTGGCGAAAGGTCAAGATTCTTCTCTTCCGTGTTGCTTCCACGTAGGGCTTCCAGGACGCGTTGAGAGTTGCTGGTCCAATTACGTATTTCGAACCCGCCCTGTGAGTGGACGTACCTTACTTCTTTGGCAAGTTCGACCGCCTCCTCCTCTGTGTCGACGCTGACCAACATATCGTCGACGTAGTGCCGTTTCTCGATAACCTCCACCGCTGTA
It contains:
- the LOC5567528 gene encoding deoxyhypusine hydroxylase translates to MVQIEESKISDIGRVLNDKNRPLKERFRALFTLKNIGGPKALESIESCFEDDSALLKHELAYCLGQMQDRAAIPILTKVLEDVKQEPMVRHEAAEALGAIGASDVEQILVKYSKDPVVEVAETCEIALGRVRWLQNKETNLVDNNPYASVDPTPPAETSNVAELQKILMDDNESLFNRYRAMFSLRNLRTEESVLALATGLKGKSALFRHEVAFVLGQLQEPCSIPFLADSLKDGAENEMVRHECAEALGAIATDECTKILNEYLRDEKRVVKESCEVALDMCEYENSPEFQYADTLGKVTH
- the LOC5567529 gene encoding BRCA1-associated protein isoform X2; its protein translation is MSVLVSLCLLKIEIVDDVNTTMDSATEENAAGGGGAASVDHPTNPRLQRDMRGQRKPKKISIESYRNRLDSSSELAGDESRHVGVLPKSSREQTPMDEIAPVPAVHQEFPGEINFFSGNPFVEVTKGILHLFKRNERADITDGPSKTLCLIAVPSSLNCHDILNFIAPCHSVIQHVRILRDGSPNQFMVLLEFRSVEAAVEFYQTFNGAPYNSLEPDSLCHAVWVSAVEWGDDGIAPQGHTELPMCPVCLERMDESVDGVLTILCNHAFHAGCLIKWGDSTCPVCRCIQTPELSETSVCMECEGTEALWICLICGHIGCGRYQGGHAASHYRATNHTYALQLGTNRVWDYAGDNFVHRLLQSKSDGKLVATQSPGNDGDEKIDSMQLEFTYLLTSQLDAQREYYEEKLMRVEGSIVGEKQKLVQEAEEIKKKNVSLEGKIQALSKEKTNLEKKINQLSAKMTTVLKELSEEKQFGKTLQSNQSSWQIKFSTLEKKCTEKEQEVSELKEQVRDLMFYLEAQNKIANSELKDEMAGASVEIPKAGKRRTKKK
- the LOC5567529 gene encoding BRCA1-associated protein isoform X1, whose product is MSVLVSLCLLKIEIVDDVNTTMDSATEENAAAGGGGAASVDHPTNPRLQRDMRGQRKPKKISIESYRNRLDSSSELAGDESRHVGVLPKSSREQTPMDEIAPVPAVHQEFPGEINFFSGNPFVEVTKGILHLFKRNERADITDGPSKTLCLIAVPSSLNCHDILNFIAPCHSVIQHVRILRDGSPNQFMVLLEFRSVEAAVEFYQTFNGAPYNSLEPDSLCHAVWVSAVEWGDDGIAPQGHTELPMCPVCLERMDESVDGVLTILCNHAFHAGCLIKWGDSTCPVCRCIQTPELSETSVCMECEGTEALWICLICGHIGCGRYQGGHAASHYRATNHTYALQLGTNRVWDYAGDNFVHRLLQSKSDGKLVATQSPGNDGDEKIDSMQLEFTYLLTSQLDAQREYYEEKLMRVEGSIVGEKQKLVQEAEEIKKKNVSLEGKIQALSKEKTNLEKKINQLSAKMTTVLKELSEEKQFGKTLQSNQSSWQIKFSTLEKKCTEKEQEVSELKEQVRDLMFYLEAQNKIANSELKDEMAGASVEIPKAGKRRTKKK